In the Drosophila teissieri strain GT53w chromosome 3R, Prin_Dtei_1.1, whole genome shotgun sequence genome, TTATGCAATCAAAATGGTTTCATTTTAGGAAAATTCCGTTCAATACCTTTTGTGTTCAATAATGTGCAAACCGCTGGAATTTATCATTTGCGATGTTATATAAGAAGTTAagtgaatttattaaaattcacTAATGACACATTAAATAACACATTCAATTGTTCCCAGAGTAGATGTGCACACCTCAGTGTAATCGCTTTGGCTTTTGCTGGCATGCTTGGTCATTATAAATAGCCATTAACCTTTGTGGgaagcaatttaattttaacctGTATGCCATTTGCAACAATTAGCTCATGCCGCACGAAAGCCAAACGAAgttgaattaaatattttagccaTTGGGCTGGCAAGTGTGCCAATTTGCCCGcccacggggcgtatacgcacTGACTTCATATGcgtgtacgagtatatttgttatttggtCTGGATGCATTATTCAATACGTTCGAACTTCGAAGCAGCCGAGGGAAATGGTGCGAGTAGCGTGAAATACAAAGTCGAGAAAACCCATTGGCAGGCGGGCAGTATTTTCAATCAATTTCCAAAGCACTTGTAGCATTTAAGATAACCAACTGGTCGCCTTCACGAGTGTTTGTTTGTCCCTCAAGTGGgtgtgagtatctgtgtgtgcgcgAGTGTCGGTGTGTTTGTGTTCACGAGTCGAAAGTCAAATCAGCCCATTTATCAAGTCCTGCAAACCCTTGGCCGGCCAATATTGCCACGCAGCTCGGGAGCTGTTTGTGCTCATTTTTCAAGCTGGCTGGCGGATGGAAAGTTGCCCCCTGCCacattatatatattgaatatatatataatattgaaTTTCAGTCACttgtttttgccaattttccaAATGCGCATTTCAATTGAGCATTGCCCGTAAGTTTTCACTTTCaaccgaaaagaaaacagaaaaatcatttacacaaaaatacaaagaaaaatacCATTTCAGTGTTTGTGGGGAAGAGTCGGAAAAGTTTTCTTTGGGTTCAAGATTCCATGGAAAAATCAGCTCAATAAGTTTCGCAGCAATAAAGTAAGTTGATAACGAGCTGAGTCTGCCGAAAATTTGGTTCGCTACAAGTTCTAAAATCAGCCACAATATTTGAATCACTTTTTTGTCAGAAATATTTGTAGTCACTATAAAATGGTCCTGCACAATATACTCAAATATCTTTCAATTGcccaaaaattgttttaaaatatttatagggtATTTTGAACTTGGACCTCAAGTTGATATCCATTAAGGCATTAAGAAGGCCACACCCACTGCGCTGAGTGGCCATAATTTGATATAGCAATGGATattatatatacgtatgttTCTTTATATTAACGACCTTATCTCTGGCATTGCTTGTTCCtcaattttcttatttttgccGGAATTATTAATGCCACTTTGCTCACTTTGCATAATGAAAAGTTCAACATTGTTATCATCATCAGTGAGTGCTCTCAAATTAGGGCCAAAAATGTCGCATGTCTTGCCAAATTTTTAATACGTATACATTCTAAGAACGTGTAGAAAAAAGTTTGCCTCAAAAGTCTGGGAGAATAAAAGGAAGAGCGgccacattttgtttgttgacttgGCCATGGCCtaaaccaccacccaccgaaaaGTCACCCGCTGACAGCAATTACAGGCCATGTTTTCGGTGCTTTGTTACTGTCTTACTGTTTTCATGTCATATAACAACGTTgtgcaataaatcaaaagttGCCAACAtgaaattattgtttatgCTGCCTATACTTagcataccataccatacttAAACGTAGCGATTTGtggctaatttatttattgcgcGCCCCACATAAAACCAACCGAAGCCaacactttgccaaacaaagcCAACTTATGACAATGAACAATAAGCGCCAACAGCAAAGGGAAACACACCATAACTATAAAATATTGTGACGTGCCACTCGACTGTGTGAAATGGAGCACAAGGCCGCCCAGTCAAACAATGGCTGACAAAGGAGGCCGAGACCGTCAGCAAATAGTGCCAGTCTTCAGTTTTCGGCACCCAGTTCTCCATTCTTGGTCCTGGCGCCACAATGCAGGACTCGCACTCCCCCAGAAATGCAGCAGTGCCGATGGCTATATGAGCATACGGGTATCCATATGAAGATTCTTTTTAATCCTTAAAGCGTTCTTGTATTTTAAGAAACTTGCAGCTATGCAGAGGAAAGCTACTTAAAAAGGATTATGAAGATCCATAGATTCTAGCATACATTTGCCGTCGGTAAAAATGTAAGATACGTATTGAACCTGGAATAGATAAAAGCATCTTGTTTTCCGATTTGGGCAAGTGGCGCATCTGAAAAATGCTTGGCTCCATGTCCAAGGTGCCACCTCACCTGGCTGGCTGTCTGGTTGCATTCAATCCATACCTTGCACACGCCGCGTGGCAAGAACACACaagaatggagaatggaaaCCCCCCTGACATGTTGGTCACATGTCAAACgcttcgattttttttttgccctcTTCCCTGGAAAACTTTTAGCAGGAAAGGAGGTAGGAGCAGAAGGCAGGTGGCGATGTGCCATCCTCGCCAGATTGACATTGCCTGTTCTGCTCAATGGATCGAAGTGCTGGCGTGCGGGGATTGCATTGTAGTCCTTGCAGCTGATCGGAATTTTCCGCCCGCCGCGTTCGTTGAAGTGCTCAATGTGGAAATGTTGAGATTCCCAATCAAAGTTATCACCATTCGAGGAACATATCTGTGACACGGGCTTAGCTTCCGGCAACTTTGCTTCGAATAGCAACATTTATTGGATACCTCTCAGATGATTACCATGAGTGGGTAAATATTTTGCGACCTGAAAGGCCATTAAGCATATGACTGCATACATCAGTCTGTGTGCACATTTCACTCGAATGCATCTCATGTGTCCGTCGTGTGTAAGGAATCCGTCGCAAAACTGAATCCGTGAAAACCTCGCTTGTCAGCGCCATCACTCATCATTTCAAGATACTCTTCAAAGGACACTAATCAAGTCTGTTGTaagggaaaaccaaaaaagtgCAGCTCTGACTATTTTTTGACAGGATTTTCTGAGCATCAGTTTTTCCACCAAACGGATTTGTAATTTAAACTTCAATCATCTAGCATTCAGATACAATTTCCTTGAATTAGAAACATTTTAAGTCCTATTTCCTTAGCAGCTTTTTTATAGCAAATTATTAATGCTGTTCTGTGATCCTGGTGATTTTCATAATTGCACATGAATTTTTCCATTACATTTTCAGGGCATTGACCACATCGGCTTGTTGCCACAGCGCAGCTTTCCTTGTTCTATTAAGAGCTTGTCGCTCGGCTGGTGGAAAATGCATGCATTTGACGCGTTTGCTTAGCTGATTGCGGTCCTTGTGTCCTGCGGCGTGGAAAAGTGGAGGATCGGGTGACGGTGGGGGACACCACGCGTACCCATATCTCTTGGCCACACGCACAGCAGGAAAGTCCACTGAAGATAGTACATGGCACAACAAAAAGcgaattatattttcatattaaacGACGTATGAGTAATCCCTCCTTCGTGGAGGGTCAGCAGGGCATGCAGGACATGGATATGCCATCGCAACAGCTCCTCCACCCGCGCTATACCTCCACCTCATCCAGCTCCCCACAAttctcatttatttatagagtTCTCTAGAGTCGAGAGCTAATGTCGCTGCCATCGCTTGCAGATTGACAGGAAGCGGAAAAggccaaatcgaaatcgagaTTTGGGGGATATCGCCGTAAGTGCGAGCGGAAATCTCTTAAATATTCATGCTTATAAATAGGTGAAGGAAATTACACTCAAGTTAAGCACTCGATCTAAAAAGCAAATGACACATTCACGAAATAAAGTAAAAGAAAtcaagcaaattaaaagtttcagGGCAAAATAAAGtgtatattattttgaaaGCGGCTTTAggtaatttaaaatatgtaatagATACacatgcatttcatttcagcaTTTCTCATTTAAGCTCGAGTGTCGAAAACTGTATTTGAGTGGCGGACATGAGCTGGATTCGAAAGATGTGTTTGGTTTATGAACGAAGACATGGCTGTGGTGTTGGCTAGTAGACGGCACAGAGACAATGCAAGGCACTTAGTTAAAGCGGAGTGTGTGtgatatttataattaattgggTACTTATGGAGGAatgcatgtggatgtgggagGACACTTACGTAAAACGGCACAAGGACCTGCTACCTGCAGCTAATTAGCCCAGGAGGACAAAAGCAATGCACGATGTTTGGACAGTCGATGATTCAGGtttcaggactcaggactcaggactctgGATTGAGGACTCTGATTCTGATTTTGATACTGATTGGCATGCATTCTGGCACACAGACACcaatgcaaacacaaacacaggcACAGAGACAGGCACGAATACAGGCGACATAATggtgtgcgtgtttgtgtgcgaaCTCAAGCACACAAGCACAAATGGCGGTTCGCGTAGACAAACATGACGTAAAcccaaaaaagtatgctacaaaacTTGGTTCGCCTTTCGCTTacgattcggattcggattcagactCTTAATACGCTCGTTCATTTGGGGCTCtctttttatatctgtttaataaatgtatttttgattaGTTTTGATTTCGCTGGCATTCGGTTTCCTCTTTCATTCTGCAAAGGAAACATCAAAgagcaaacaatttaattggcaTTAAATGTTTGTGGGAGGGGCGTAAGCGCCGTCGGCTTGTCACTGCGACTTAATGGCGACATGAAGGCCATTAGGCCAAGTCAACTAACAACACTAGCAAAGTGTGTCACATGAAAGCACGGCAAATAATGAGGAAATAATACTCCGTTTGATGACTATAGATAGTGTATTCATCTTCACTGGGTTACACAACACTGCTTCTGGCCTCTGGCTTCTCGCTTCTGACTTGGCTGGAATCAAGCGAAACAGCACTAACACTTTCTAGCATTGGCTACAATATTGAGGCATTTGTTGTTGGTACCACTTTGAACGCTCTGCACTCGCCCAGTGTCCTTTTCGATCCGAACTCGCGACTGTAACGCTCGAAAGCCGAGGACGGACTAAAGGAACTCCGTCTAAGGACTCGCCGCTCGGTCTCGCTTTCACTCGGCTTTTCGAGTGAGTTGCAGTTGGCAGTCGGCTGTTTGAGTGGGATTCGGTATTACCATGACTGCCTTTATGGCTGAATTGTTGCTTTGCCTTCCTGTCGTTTGCCGCTTGCATTTTTTACGCGCTTACTCGGTTCGCCGCTTATTTTTATATCCTTTTTGGATTCTCAGTTTTTTGTGCGACGTGATTCATTTCCGGTTCGCAGCGGAAGCGACTTGAGGTGAGTCGGATGCCACATTAAATCATTGGAATTCCTGCAGACAAATTTTAGTTAtgcatattttgcatttttaaagtttttcaaaatatgttaTATGAGTTAGCATGTTTTCCAAACAAATGATGATTTTTTAGGCTACATTTAGTTGGCATAACTTGATATTATTCGAAGCAgatatttaatgatttatgttttaaatcaGAAAACTGAACACTTTTCGCCTGTACCACtggttttattaaattggaccgaaattcataaaatatgcatGCCAATTTCACGCCGTGAATAAGGGAAATCGGAGGGGTTGGTCGGGGGGATTAACCCCTTGGGCATTGACTGCAAATGAGTGGCTTGTTTATGAGTGGGACGCAGTTAAGTGAGCATCAAATGGCCAGAGGTGTCTGCCTTTgggattgtgtgtgtgtgtgtgtgagtgtctgTCTGCCCATCCGTGAGTTTGCACACACTGAAAGCAAAGGAAACAGATGGCTCGGGCAACCTGTTGGCTTTTGTGTATAAATTTAACCCGACTCCGCTTGTTTTACCTATGTTTTCCTGCCTGTGTGAGCGGCTCTGGTTTTTTGCCACCCGTCGGACATTCTTTATGTTCGCAGCGCAGCAACGGgtcgtatgcgcaattatTGCCATAATGGCTTCACTTAAATCGTTGCCCCAGTAGGGCCTGGCGCCTTTAAGCCTGCTTAACTTAAAGTGACTCACTACGCCAGTGAAATCACTAAGATTACTTAGCCCCAGCAGACCTTGACCTTTCTTAATTTAGTCTGCTGGGTCCCATCTAATAGCATCCTTTAAGGAAATAAGTATTTGaccatatcatatcatatcatatcataacATCAGCAAGTCTACTAAGTTTATAAACTGTACATTTCAGCTGGTGTGTTACACTAGCCTACAAGCTCTGGTTGTCATAGAACGAAGCTCGAATGTGTATtgaacaaacaaactgaacGGAAATTCCGATACTCCCCCGGTGGCAGTTTCGttgtatattttcttgtaCACACCAGTGGCAGTCATGTCCTTTAGAAGGGACCACCAGTATGGATCGATTGTGCGCAACACGATTGTGGCGCGGTCCAATCGGCCAGTTGTGAACCGAATGTTGCGCTCCGCTCGACTGGACTCCACGATTGGCCAGAACCCAGCCAAGGCAGCTAAGGCCAAGCGGATGGAGACGAAGGCGCAGCTCATGCAGAAGGAGCGATCGTCCAGCACGGGGATGAGCGGTTTCTCCAAGCTGACAAGTCGCGATGGACTGGTGGGCAAGGACTACTGGAACGCGGCCATTGAGGATGTGGAGTTCACTGCCGCCTGCCGCTTCCAGCCGCGCATTCCCGTCATTGACTATTCCTTGGTGCTGCCGCCTCGATTGCGCGAGCGGGTCAAGCGCATCCAGAACTACGACTACTCCAAGTCGGATGAGGATATCTACATCAGAGACGAAATGCAGGAGGTGCGACCCGAGGACTACATGAGCGCCGAGAGCTCCGAGAAAAGTGACGAGGAGGATGACCACGTGGTAGATATGGAGTAGCTTAGTGCCTTGTCCTTGtcttataaaaaatataatttgataaTTCAGCTCCTTGAAATTGGTCGCAAAAAGGTGGAGGAGTACTTCAACGAGAGTGACCACTCGGATATTGTGCGCATGGAGCACGAGTTCGAGAAGTTCGATCTGAAGCTGGATGACCCGGTGGGACACACCCACCGTGTCGTGGACAAGTCCAGTTGGTACGCCAAGTTCCTGTGCGCCCCGCGCGATAAGAG is a window encoding:
- the LOC122620310 gene encoding uncharacterized protein LOC122620310 — its product is MSFRRDHQYGSIVRNTIVARSNRPVVNRMLRSARLDSTIGQNPAKAAKAKRMETKAQLMQKERSSSTGMSGFSKLTSRDGLVGKDYWNAAIEDVEFTAACRFQPRIPVIDYSLVLPPRLRERVKRIQNYDYSKSDEDIYIRDEMQEVRPEDYMSAESSEKSDEEDDHVLLEIGRKKVEEYFNESDHSDIVRMEHEFEKFDLKLDDPVGHTHRVVDKSSWYAKFLCAPRDKRVSWQSRVEHPGQNYSLVTLDEQAENLMDASAERFVEWLNSFGTLESNLTPEKVKNLFSIKGDRTLLASVKTDPKEVNAIAQTVADKWNKPHMAIELKYEKHINDHASRVNQKPLLSAFGRTVPLKDRPWLKRSGDTAIKTVYPEDLLTREKIFKGITHLRSTTALIDFYLAHPELERPQYLLQSGDFEESSASESVAEVPLYELLGLRY